One window of Pseudacidobacterium ailaaui genomic DNA carries:
- a CDS encoding DUF190 domain-containing protein, translated as MLSAGKAIKVSIYLSEGSTHHGSSAYSSILDYLFFHGISGATVLKGVAGFGADHHLHSAGTVEISDKLPVKIEFIETEENVHQLLPRLQEMAGSGIIELQETTVIKPAGPSRQQKSPKPEHVKIEGKAKLMQIFIGESDRWQGKPLHEALVQAMRAYDLAGASVYRGILGYGAHRRVHKEKPFHLSHDASILITAVDSEEKLRSFLPVVDQMVQEGLVTLSDADIIKYAHRTEES; from the coding sequence ATGCTGTCCGCAGGAAAAGCAATCAAGGTTTCGATTTATTTGAGTGAAGGGTCTACCCATCACGGAAGCTCCGCATACTCCAGCATTCTGGACTATCTGTTTTTTCATGGAATTTCAGGGGCCACGGTGCTCAAGGGTGTTGCTGGATTCGGAGCTGACCATCATCTGCATTCGGCCGGTACGGTTGAGATATCCGATAAACTTCCGGTCAAGATTGAATTCATCGAAACAGAGGAAAATGTCCACCAACTTCTTCCGCGACTGCAGGAAATGGCAGGGAGCGGAATAATCGAGTTACAAGAAACCACGGTGATCAAGCCAGCCGGACCTTCCAGACAGCAGAAATCTCCAAAACCAGAACATGTAAAGATTGAGGGCAAAGCGAAGCTCATGCAGATCTTTATTGGAGAGAGCGACCGTTGGCAGGGCAAACCGCTGCATGAAGCTCTGGTGCAGGCCATGCGCGCTTATGATCTGGCCGGAGCTTCTGTCTACCGGGGCATTCTTGGATATGGCGCTCACCGGCGCGTCCACAAAGAAAAGCCCTTTCACCTTTCGCACGATGCCTCCATTCTGATTACAGCTGTGGACAGTGAAGAAAAGCTGAGGTCTTTTCTACCGGTCGTAGACCAGATGGTACAGGAAGGCCTGGTTACATTGTCGGATGCAGACATCATCAAATACGCACATCGGACGGAAGAGTCTTGA
- a CDS encoding tetratricopeptide repeat protein — protein MPVLLAQHRTAAKDAESLAAAMKAEDEGHLHEAESILASLAAKYPESFEISASLGEIYAEEGNYAQAAPLLEKAVKLRPSSAPVLANLGAVYLKLDRNEDAVRVLRRAALLDPKNPATQSNYGLALMQMKHPAEAAKAFATAASVKAPDDDLLYNWSLALYDSGQYDEAGEVLSRASNLGTSAAAQSLMGDICEKQKNYKDAGEHYVAAVKLDPSEQNIYTAGIEFLRHWTFDPAIQYFQFGVKHYPASKRMLLALGIAHYSNNEFAKAAPIFAQLLNSDPDDEFVASLLGHDCSLMPDDSPGCSSLVDFAQRHTKNAPVATYAAASILHRPSDQQDLALANQLLQQAIAADPKFPESYYQLGVLKQQKKDWQASLAPLQRAIALRPAYSQAHYRLALAYSHTGQHEKAQAEIGLQQKYSQQEKDDLNARFRQVTTFLVSKN, from the coding sequence ATGCCTGTTTTGCTTGCTCAACACAGGACCGCTGCGAAGGATGCCGAATCACTTGCTGCTGCGATGAAGGCCGAAGATGAAGGGCACCTGCATGAGGCCGAGAGCATTCTCGCTTCGCTAGCAGCGAAGTATCCTGAGAGCTTTGAAATCAGCGCGTCGCTTGGCGAAATCTACGCAGAAGAAGGAAATTACGCTCAGGCTGCTCCGTTGCTGGAAAAAGCCGTCAAGCTGAGGCCCTCCTCCGCTCCGGTATTGGCGAACCTTGGGGCGGTCTATCTCAAGCTGGATCGCAATGAAGATGCTGTTCGTGTGCTGCGGCGCGCTGCACTGCTCGATCCGAAAAATCCAGCGACGCAATCCAATTACGGACTGGCACTCATGCAGATGAAACATCCGGCAGAAGCAGCGAAGGCGTTTGCAACAGCGGCGAGCGTGAAAGCCCCGGATGATGATCTGCTTTATAACTGGTCTCTGGCGCTCTATGACTCCGGGCAGTATGACGAAGCCGGTGAAGTTCTGTCACGCGCCTCGAACCTGGGGACGTCCGCTGCAGCACAGTCGCTCATGGGCGACATCTGCGAAAAGCAGAAAAATTACAAAGATGCGGGCGAGCATTACGTGGCAGCGGTCAAGCTTGATCCCAGTGAGCAGAACATCTACACTGCCGGAATCGAGTTTTTGAGGCATTGGACATTTGATCCGGCGATTCAGTATTTTCAATTTGGAGTGAAACATTACCCAGCCAGCAAGCGTATGCTTCTGGCCCTTGGAATTGCGCATTACTCGAACAATGAGTTCGCCAAGGCTGCGCCGATTTTTGCACAGTTGCTGAATTCTGATCCGGACGACGAATTTGTTGCCAGCCTGCTGGGGCATGATTGCAGTCTGATGCCGGATGACAGCCCGGGTTGTTCCAGTCTGGTTGATTTTGCACAGCGGCACACGAAGAACGCTCCCGTAGCCACATACGCTGCTGCAAGTATTCTGCACCGTCCCAGCGATCAGCAGGACTTGGCACTGGCGAACCAGTTGTTGCAGCAGGCGATTGCTGCTGATCCAAAGTTTCCTGAGTCGTATTATCAGCTTGGAGTGCTGAAGCAGCAGAAAAAGGACTGGCAGGCCAGCTTGGCTCCGTTGCAAAGAGCAATCGCTTTGAGGCCGGCGTATTCGCAGGCGCATTACCGGCTGGCGCTGGCCTATTCACACACGGGGCAGCATGAAAAGGCGCAGGCGGAAATTGGACTGCAACAGAAATATAGCCAGCAGGAAAAAGATGATTTGAATGCAAGGTTTAGGCAGGTGACAACATTCCTGGTGTCAAAAAATTGA
- a CDS encoding carboxypeptidase-like regulatory domain-containing protein, translated as MDQGSVTGVVTDTTGAVVPNAQVTLKSTDTGLELQTKTDQSGVYTFSPVKIGNYQVTVGAPGFQTTTQSNLHLDVQQRLAVNVELKPGAATETVEVTTAPPLMQTEEGSTGQVMDTKTINDTPLNGRNWVFIAQLAAGAAPPSGSRGAGKGDFNANGQRAEQNNFILDGVDNNNNVVDFLNGASFIVRPPPDALAEFKVQTGAYSAEFGHSAGAVINASIKSGTNEIHGDLWEYIRNDAFDIHDFDATPGTVPKYRENQFGATLGFPIIKNKLFFFGDVEANRIIFGETHSGQTVPTALMRQGNFSELLNPSLTSGGTAVTLYEPSTTNAGTTPMSCNGQQNVLCSNQIDAVAQKILNLYPMPNVGVAGQTYNNYTSQSNAQDNTWQWDARMDWNISSKDQTFARFSYMHDPAVHPAPLGETLDGGSFGDTGNIINLGENFAFSETHIFTPTLSNEFRFGYNYGHFGYQNFHAYDPNFATSLGFGGIPYNPGNGGLPYVNVGGLSHFGSPQFYISNEYDNVWQVLDNVTKIAGNHALKMGVSIQHVRFSTTQPTQPRGTYNFTGVYTSQVGTPNTGFGAADFLLNLMNSSAISNVFNSDDVRWDNAGYFQDDWKVNAKLTLNLGIRYEYFQPYEERHGHQALFYPTNAPSAGGGTGVYLLPAKSRNVVMAQKFLDLLAKDNISLQYSNYNPLVKGQNLNFAPRFGFAFRPNDKTVIRGGFGIFFGGLESAGYYPNLGENYPFEFDSSFNSPTSCTAGGTCPTNGFTLETGFSNAIAQGLQNAINTPALRGGDPHAKTAYSEQFNLSTEYALTNNMVASIGYVGSLARHLLVFPNPNGMVALAPNGYGPTPNPLQPFPDFGGVAYNSYQGVSNYNSLQAKLERRLSNGLSFLTTYTYSHSLDDAPTPLGSTGDGGYRGTNIVPIGLDYASSPFDVRHRLTFNGNYQLPFGRGRRFMNHGGAADYLFGGWATSLTFRAQTGEPFTVYSSNISNPSGASARAIRIADPFKGGGTPDPSYGGSFTCPTKVKTLNNWYNPCAFRNPKASDITYKSDGTPNTVSGGAALAYLGSSRNQVMGPGYVRVDSSLFKSFPTWHEQNLQFRADVFNLLNTPGYGEPSNTGLGPNGGQITGARFFQNYTPDSRFFQFSLKYNF; from the coding sequence ATGGACCAAGGCTCAGTCACCGGCGTGGTCACAGATACTACTGGCGCGGTCGTTCCGAACGCCCAGGTCACGCTGAAAAGCACAGACACTGGTCTTGAGTTACAAACGAAAACTGACCAGAGCGGAGTCTATACCTTTTCGCCAGTCAAGATCGGGAACTACCAGGTTACAGTGGGTGCGCCCGGTTTTCAGACAACAACACAATCGAACCTGCACTTGGACGTACAACAGCGCCTTGCTGTGAATGTTGAACTGAAACCTGGTGCAGCCACGGAGACGGTGGAAGTCACGACTGCGCCGCCCTTGATGCAAACCGAGGAAGGCTCGACCGGTCAGGTGATGGACACCAAGACCATCAATGACACTCCGCTAAATGGCCGCAACTGGGTGTTTATTGCGCAACTCGCAGCGGGCGCAGCGCCACCGAGCGGTTCGCGCGGAGCAGGCAAGGGCGACTTCAACGCCAATGGACAGCGCGCCGAGCAGAACAACTTCATTCTTGATGGTGTGGACAACAACAACAACGTCGTGGACTTCTTGAACGGCGCGAGCTTCATCGTGCGGCCTCCACCGGACGCTCTGGCTGAGTTCAAGGTGCAGACAGGCGCGTACAGCGCGGAATTTGGCCACTCAGCAGGTGCTGTTATCAACGCCAGTATCAAAAGCGGCACGAATGAGATTCACGGTGACCTGTGGGAGTACATCCGCAACGACGCCTTTGATATTCACGACTTTGACGCGACTCCGGGAACTGTGCCGAAGTACCGGGAAAACCAGTTCGGTGCAACCCTTGGCTTTCCCATCATCAAAAACAAGCTGTTCTTTTTCGGCGATGTGGAAGCGAACCGGATCATCTTTGGAGAAACACATTCCGGTCAAACTGTCCCAACTGCTTTGATGCGGCAAGGGAACTTTAGTGAACTCCTAAATCCTTCGCTGACCTCAGGCGGGACCGCAGTCACTCTGTATGAGCCGAGCACGACCAATGCTGGGACTACGCCAATGTCCTGCAACGGTCAGCAAAATGTTCTTTGCTCAAACCAGATCGATGCGGTAGCCCAAAAGATCCTAAACCTCTATCCGATGCCGAACGTCGGAGTGGCAGGACAAACCTATAACAACTACACCAGCCAAAGCAACGCGCAGGACAACACCTGGCAGTGGGATGCGCGTATGGACTGGAACATCAGTTCAAAAGACCAGACGTTTGCCCGGTTCAGCTACATGCATGATCCAGCCGTGCATCCCGCGCCTCTGGGAGAAACTCTGGATGGCGGTAGCTTTGGTGATACCGGCAATATTATCAATTTAGGCGAAAATTTTGCCTTTAGTGAAACCCATATCTTCACTCCGACGCTCTCAAACGAGTTCCGGTTTGGCTATAACTACGGCCACTTCGGATATCAGAACTTTCATGCATATGATCCCAACTTTGCCACATCACTTGGCTTTGGCGGGATCCCCTACAATCCCGGCAATGGCGGACTGCCTTATGTTAATGTGGGTGGTTTGTCGCATTTTGGGTCGCCCCAGTTCTACATTTCCAACGAATATGACAACGTGTGGCAGGTGCTGGATAACGTGACAAAAATTGCTGGTAACCATGCTTTAAAAATGGGAGTCAGCATCCAACACGTACGCTTTTCCACCACGCAACCTACGCAGCCCCGTGGGACGTATAACTTCACGGGCGTCTATACCTCCCAGGTGGGGACACCGAATACCGGCTTCGGTGCGGCCGACTTCCTGCTGAACCTGATGAATAGCTCGGCCATATCCAACGTATTCAACAGCGATGATGTTCGCTGGGACAATGCTGGATATTTTCAGGATGACTGGAAGGTAAATGCAAAGCTGACCTTGAACCTGGGCATCCGTTATGAATATTTCCAGCCCTATGAAGAAAGGCACGGTCACCAGGCCCTCTTTTATCCGACCAATGCTCCTTCTGCTGGTGGAGGAACAGGTGTCTATCTTCTTCCCGCTAAAAGCAGAAATGTTGTCATGGCGCAGAAGTTCCTGGATCTTTTAGCAAAGGACAACATCAGCCTGCAATATAGTAACTACAATCCGCTTGTGAAGGGACAGAACCTTAACTTTGCTCCGAGATTTGGCTTCGCCTTCCGCCCGAATGATAAGACCGTCATTCGCGGTGGTTTCGGCATCTTCTTCGGAGGACTGGAAAGTGCTGGTTACTACCCAAACCTGGGTGAGAACTACCCGTTTGAATTTGATTCCAGCTTCAATTCTCCAACAAGCTGTACTGCTGGAGGAACTTGCCCAACCAACGGCTTTACTCTGGAAACCGGCTTCAGCAATGCGATTGCACAAGGTCTGCAAAATGCAATCAATACGCCGGCCTTGCGCGGTGGAGACCCACATGCCAAGACCGCTTACAGCGAGCAATTCAACCTTTCCACAGAGTATGCACTGACCAACAACATGGTGGCGAGCATTGGCTATGTCGGTTCACTGGCAAGGCATCTGCTCGTCTTTCCAAACCCGAATGGAATGGTGGCATTGGCACCAAACGGTTATGGTCCAACACCCAATCCACTCCAGCCATTCCCGGATTTTGGGGGTGTGGCGTATAACTCCTACCAGGGAGTTTCCAATTACAATTCGCTTCAGGCCAAACTGGAGCGCCGTTTGTCGAATGGCCTGAGCTTCCTCACAACTTACACTTACTCGCATTCTTTGGATGATGCTCCCACTCCGCTTGGCAGCACAGGCGATGGAGGCTATAGGGGCACCAATATCGTGCCCATTGGACTTGATTATGCAAGCTCGCCCTTCGACGTGCGTCATCGTCTTACCTTCAATGGAAATTATCAACTTCCCTTTGGAAGAGGACGCAGGTTTATGAATCACGGAGGGGCAGCCGACTACCTGTTTGGTGGATGGGCTACAAGTCTTACATTCCGTGCGCAGACAGGCGAGCCGTTCACCGTCTATTCAAGCAACATATCCAATCCGTCCGGGGCCAGTGCTCGCGCTATCCGGATAGCGGACCCCTTCAAGGGTGGAGGAACACCAGACCCCAGTTATGGCGGCAGCTTTACCTGTCCAACAAAAGTAAAGACGTTGAATAACTGGTACAACCCGTGTGCCTTCCGTAACCCCAAGGCAAGTGACATCACCTATAAATCCGATGGCACTCCGAATACAGTGAGCGGGGGTGCAGCACTGGCTTACCTTGGCTCTTCTCGGAATCAGGTCATGGGACCTGGCTATGTAAGAGTGGATTCATCGCTCTTCAAGTCTTTCCCTACCTGGCACGAGCAGAACCTCCAGTTCCGGGCCGATGTGTTCAACCTGCTCAATACACCTGGGTATGGCGAACCGTCGAACACTGGTCTTGGGCCGAATGGCGGTCAGATTACGGGTGCACGGTTCTTCCAGAACTACACTCCGGACTCCCGCTTCTTCCAATTCTCTTTGAAGTACAACTTCTAA
- a CDS encoding C45 family autoproteolytic acyltransferase/hydolase translates to MLNAIFSVHCFAAQQPANKHDPHLHGAYRFERNGWTYVHLEGSPEEIGYAHGYLLADKIADALQVFKIEDQHSTGHDWAFFRNTAKTILWPHMDPEYQQEISAIAQGARAQGVHVDVWDIVALNGTMELSEYYVPWLNKQQPRKDAPKVDAPGNCSAFIATGSYTKDGRIVIAHNNWSSYAEGARWTMIFDIQPEKGHRILMDGVPGMITSNDDFGINDAGIMLSETTISQFEGWNSHGSPTFMRSRKALQYANSIDDVASILRKDNNGGYANDWLIGDRKTGEIAYLELGLKNTPLWRTKDGYFVSSNFARDPKLIQEETSGFNYNDLSTSPNARRVRWEQLMSTNKGKIDADAAGRFLSDHQDSFLKKEMADQRSLCGHVDTVKDGIPQWDWPPYFPGGAVQGKVTTSELAAQMSIIAHAGHPCGEDFLAKPFLSAHPEFQWMAPILRDMKAGPWTTFTAGEKAQ, encoded by the coding sequence GTGCTGAACGCAATATTCAGTGTCCATTGCTTTGCTGCTCAGCAGCCCGCAAACAAGCATGATCCCCATCTACATGGCGCGTATCGCTTCGAACGCAACGGATGGACCTATGTTCATCTTGAGGGATCTCCGGAAGAAATTGGCTATGCGCACGGTTATCTGTTGGCAGACAAAATTGCCGATGCTTTGCAGGTTTTCAAGATAGAAGACCAGCACAGCACAGGTCATGACTGGGCCTTTTTTCGAAATACCGCCAAGACCATCCTCTGGCCGCACATGGATCCGGAATATCAGCAGGAGATTTCCGCGATTGCTCAAGGCGCACGCGCTCAAGGCGTCCATGTTGATGTGTGGGACATTGTCGCGCTGAATGGCACGATGGAACTGTCAGAATATTATGTTCCCTGGCTCAACAAACAGCAGCCCAGAAAAGATGCTCCAAAAGTAGATGCACCAGGAAACTGCAGCGCCTTTATCGCCACCGGAAGTTATACCAAAGATGGCAGGATTGTCATTGCCCATAACAACTGGAGCTCCTATGCAGAAGGCGCACGCTGGACCATGATCTTCGACATCCAACCGGAAAAGGGCCATCGCATCTTGATGGATGGCGTGCCCGGGATGATCACCAGCAATGACGATTTTGGCATTAACGATGCCGGAATCATGCTGAGTGAGACAACCATCTCCCAGTTTGAGGGATGGAACTCCCATGGCAGTCCGACGTTTATGCGCTCGCGCAAGGCGCTGCAATATGCAAACTCCATAGACGATGTGGCTTCCATTCTGCGCAAAGATAACAATGGCGGATACGCAAACGATTGGCTGATTGGCGATCGCAAAACCGGAGAAATCGCGTATCTAGAACTTGGGCTGAAAAACACTCCGCTGTGGCGCACAAAGGACGGATATTTTGTGAGTTCAAACTTCGCCCGCGACCCTAAGCTCATCCAGGAGGAAACCAGCGGTTTCAACTACAACGACCTCTCAACTTCGCCCAATGCGCGCCGCGTGCGCTGGGAACAGCTTATGTCCACAAACAAAGGGAAGATCGACGCCGACGCTGCGGGCCGTTTCCTTAGCGACCATCAAGACAGTTTTCTAAAAAAGGAAATGGCGGACCAGCGCAGTCTGTGCGGACACGTGGACACAGTAAAAGATGGGATTCCGCAATGGGACTGGCCACCTTATTTCCCTGGCGGGGCCGTGCAGGGAAAAGTCACAACCAGTGAGTTGGCTGCTCAAATGAGCATCATTGCGCACGCCGGGCATCCCTGCGGTGAGGACTTTTTGGCCAAGCCCTTTTTATCTGCACATCCTGAATTTCAATGGATGGCGCCCATTCTGCGTGATATGAAGGCCGGGCCCTGGACTACCTTTACCGCAGGTGAAAAGGCACAATAA
- a CDS encoding nucleoside deaminase — translation MCRELKEQFMRRAIAIATENVRSNRGGPFGAVIVKDGQIVGEGANSVTATNDATAHAEIVAIRNACRNLNTFNLNGCELFTSCEPCPMCLAASYWAHIQAIYYGNRAEDAARIHFADAFLYEQIALPREKRKVPEIEMLREEAWESFQAWTENPDKIEY, via the coding sequence ATGTGCAGGGAATTGAAAGAGCAGTTCATGCGGCGTGCCATTGCGATTGCTACGGAAAATGTTCGCAGCAATCGAGGGGGACCATTTGGGGCCGTCATTGTGAAAGATGGCCAGATTGTGGGCGAAGGCGCAAACTCAGTGACCGCCACCAACGATGCCACAGCACATGCAGAAATTGTGGCCATTCGCAATGCATGTCGGAACCTGAACACATTCAATCTAAATGGCTGCGAGCTTTTTACGAGTTGCGAGCCTTGTCCAATGTGCCTGGCTGCGTCCTACTGGGCACATATTCAGGCCATCTATTATGGAAACCGCGCAGAGGATGCGGCGCGCATCCACTTTGCCGATGCATTCCTCTACGAGCAGATTGCGCTTCCGCGAGAAAAGCGTAAGGTCCCGGAGATTGAAATGCTGCGCGAGGAGGCATGGGAGAGCTTTCAGGCCTGGACGGAAAACCCTGACAAAATCGAATATTGA
- a CDS encoding glycosyltransferase, which translates to MLSFSLLVLAWVIAFLWLWRTSVALYHLPRLPNLLTAAEVRSDVPLVRPSVSVIVPACNEEQSIEQTLRSLLAQRNVNLEIIAVNDRSKDATGTIMERVAAHTGIRVIHIRELPTGWMGKTHAMAVAARQATAPWLLFTDGDVIFEETCLHRALVWAENQADHLVLFPTLVLRSFGERMVLSAIQLLSFLTWRPWKIADKKSRESVGIGAFNLVRRDVYDAIGGFDALPMEVLEDLRFGFLIKQHGFRQRFVFGRNLIRVHWASGVMGIVKNLTKNIFAVFRFNPFLLLAVCMALAGFCFVPLLAVAGPGSAPLSSLLVLVCAVAMYRYLGQQITSVRSAYVVLYPIAAVFILYALVRSMLITLIRGGVVWRGTFYPLRELRSQAGPLR; encoded by the coding sequence ATGCTGTCTTTTTCTCTTCTGGTACTTGCTTGGGTGATTGCGTTTCTTTGGCTTTGGCGGACCTCGGTTGCCTTGTATCACCTTCCGCGCCTGCCCAATCTTCTGACTGCGGCAGAGGTCAGGTCGGATGTACCTCTAGTGAGGCCCTCTGTTTCTGTCATCGTTCCGGCCTGCAATGAAGAGCAGTCCATCGAGCAAACTTTGCGTTCCCTGCTTGCCCAGCGCAATGTTAACCTCGAAATTATTGCCGTCAATGACCGCTCAAAGGATGCGACCGGCACCATCATGGAACGTGTTGCAGCTCACACGGGCATCCGAGTCATTCATATCAGGGAATTGCCCACAGGGTGGATGGGGAAGACCCATGCCATGGCAGTAGCCGCAAGGCAGGCCACTGCGCCATGGTTATTGTTTACGGATGGCGATGTAATTTTTGAGGAGACGTGTTTGCATCGCGCTCTTGTATGGGCAGAAAACCAGGCTGACCATCTTGTGCTGTTTCCTACATTGGTGCTCAGAAGCTTTGGCGAACGCATGGTGCTTTCTGCCATCCAGCTGCTTTCCTTTCTTACCTGGCGTCCATGGAAGATTGCCGACAAAAAGAGCCGAGAGTCTGTGGGAATCGGCGCTTTTAATCTTGTGCGGCGCGATGTTTATGATGCCATTGGAGGCTTTGATGCATTGCCGATGGAGGTGCTTGAAGACCTTCGTTTCGGATTTCTTATCAAACAACACGGCTTCCGCCAGCGTTTTGTTTTTGGTCGCAATCTGATACGCGTCCACTGGGCTTCCGGGGTCATGGGGATTGTAAAAAACCTCACAAAAAACATCTTTGCTGTCTTTCGGTTCAATCCATTCCTTTTGCTTGCAGTCTGTATGGCCCTTGCTGGCTTCTGCTTCGTGCCTTTGCTGGCTGTTGCTGGACCTGGCTCTGCGCCGTTGTCTTCGTTGCTTGTGCTGGTCTGCGCTGTGGCCATGTATCGTTATCTCGGGCAGCAGATCACCAGCGTCCGCTCTGCCTATGTAGTTTTATATCCTATCGCCGCGGTGTTCATTCTTTATGCCCTGGTCCGCTCCATGCTGATCACGCTTATACGTGGAGGGGTTGTTTGGAGAGGCACCTTTTATCCGCTCAGGGAACTACGCAGCCAGGCCGGGCCTTTACGATAA